Proteins encoded in a region of the Uloborus diversus isolate 005 chromosome 1, Udiv.v.3.1, whole genome shotgun sequence genome:
- the LOC129234566 gene encoding serine/threonine-protein kinase PLK1-like: protein MSKAKEKVQEDVKPIIYDSVNKTNYQRGSFLGKGGFAKCYEFKNLSTGEVFAGKIVSKSMLIKPHHKEKMFQEINIHRSLSHKYIVSLHSYFQDSSNVYIILELCSKRSLMEMHKRRKTFTVPEARYFMRQILLACKYMHDNQVIHRDLKLGNLFLNDNMELKVGDFGLATRISFEGERKKTLCGTPNYIAPEILTKKGHSFEVDIWSLGCILYTLLVGSPPFETNTLKNTYSKIKKNDYFLPISMDAAAKSLIKKLLHPDPLCRPSSEEILMHDFLTNGYIPTRLPTSCLCMKPRITHNMSVFELTKNADRKPLLESGQLPSTDAAQDIFEENGKDPGPTKALLLDGAAPKDSYLSELLAMLDSILKCNPEALYTGQPEDAQDPSAVPFVWISKWVDYSDKYGIGYQLCDNSIGVFYNDSTHIVLLADGKNLQYIDADAEQFYTMPDYPPELKKKMTILNYFNTYMNENLLKAGESARPREGDEMSQVPHLRAWFRTKTAIVFHLSNGTFQANFFQDHTKIILCPIMSAVSYIDEEKNFSVYTVPLIEKYGCLPSLTLKLNYARGMIDRLLKS from the coding sequence atgtCTAAAGCAAAGGAAAAAGTTCAAGAAGATGTCAAACCAATAATATATGACTccgtaaataaaacaaattatcaaAGAGGAAGTTTCCTCGGCAAAGGCGGTTTTGCGAAATGCTACgagtttaaaaatttatcaacTGGTGAAGTCTTCGCTGGAAAAATTGTGTCGAAAAGTATGCTGATAAAGCCTCATcacaaagaaaaaatgtttcaagaaatcaATATCCACCGTTCTCTATCGCACAAGTACATAGTATCATTGCATAGTTATTTTCAAGATTCTAGTAATGTTTATATCATTTTGGAACTGTGTAGCAAGCGTTCTTTAATGGAAATGCATAAACGACGAAAAACTTTCACCGTTCCAGAAGCTCGCTATTTCATGAGACAAATTTTATTAGCTTGCAAGTACATGCATGATAACCAAGTAATCCATCGGGACTTAAAACTCGgaaatttgtttctaaatgaCAACATGGAACTGAAGGTTGGTGATTTTGGTTTAGCAACACGCATTTCTTTTGAAGGGGAAAGGAAGAAAACCTTATGTGGGACACCAAATTACATTGCACCTGAAATCTTAACCAAAAAGGGACATAGTTTTGAGGTTGATATCTGGTCCTTAGGCTGCATATTGTACACTCTGTTGGTTGGTTCCCCACCATTTGAAACGAACACACTAAAGAATACTtactcaaaaataaagaaaaatgattatttcttgCCTATATCTATGGATGCTGCTGCGAAATCTCTAATAAAGAAGCTACTTCATCCAGATCCTCTGTGCAGGCCTTCCTCTGAAGAAATTCTGATGCATGACTTTCTGACTAATGGATACATCCCTACTCGTTTGCCTACTTCATGCTTGTGTATGAAGCCTAGAATAACTCATAATATGTCTGTTTTTGAACTTACGAAAAATGCCGATAGAAAACCTTTGTTGGAAAGTGGCCAACTACCAAGTACAGATGCCGCTcaagatatttttgaagaaaatggcaAAGACCCCGGTCCTACCAAGGCCTTGCTATTAGATGGCGCAGCTCCGAAAGATTCCTATTTAAGCGAGTTGTTAGCCATGCTTGACAGCATATTGAAGTGCAATCCAGAAGCACTGTATACAGGTCAGCCAGAAGACGCTCAAGACCCTTCGGCTGTGCCATTTGTCTGGATCAGTAAATGGGTTGATTACTCGGACAAGTACGGTATTGGTTATCAGCTATGTGATAACAGCATAGGGGTGTTTTATAATGATTCTACTCATATAGTTCTTTTGGCTGACGGGAAGAATTTGCAATACATTGACGCTGATGCGGAACAGTTCTACACCATGCCGGACTACCCTCcagaactgaagaaaaaaatgaccATCTTGAATTACTTCAATACCTacatgaatgaaaatttattaaaagccGGAGAAAGTGCAAGGCCCAGAGAAGGAGATGAAATGAGCCAAGTGCCACATTTACGGGCATGGTTCAGAACCAAGACTGCTATAGTCTTCCATCTTTCAAACGGTACATTCCAGGCAAACTTTTTCCAAGATcatactaaaattattttatgtccaATTATGAGTGCTGTTTCCTATATTGATGAAGAGAAAAATTTTAGCGTTTATACTGTTCCTTTAATTGAAAAATACGGTTGTTTGCCTTCGTTAACTTTAAAGTTGAACTATGCTAGAGGGATGATCGACAGATTGCTCAAAAGTTAA